Proteins co-encoded in one Ignavibacteria bacterium genomic window:
- a CDS encoding ABC transporter permease — protein sequence MKKAFEVAKWEYLQKVLSKEFIISVVLTPIIFTVFSILPSLLADKDSDAPKAITILDSTGQYEDALRAQLQKEKLEDGQPRYLIPKNVVPPGDISLAKKKLDDSVFNKKVLEGYIYIYEKKDSGLNLEYRSKSMGNFRDIRIMESGFNSIRRERMLANKNIGQSLLDSLTREVGLRSVKITLEGAEEINFQTQFFSTFVIVMALFFIIMFTGGSLVRSLVEEKSNRLIEIILSSCRPDDLLFGKVMGLSLLVLTQMGIWALLAFGYAGPLIATSAAFQNIHIVIPYFLLAFLFYVSIFVGVGSIVNTEQEAQQITSYLTLLVIFPVVLLMPIIQNPDQGLVKIFAYIPFTSPLVMIARMNVIQVPLYEHLIAMGILVLSIFVVIKISVKIFRIGILSYGKVPSIKELINWMKYDS from the coding sequence ATGAAGAAAGCATTTGAAGTAGCGAAATGGGAATATCTTCAGAAGGTTCTCTCGAAAGAGTTCATTATCTCCGTGGTTCTTACGCCAATTATTTTCACTGTATTTTCGATCTTGCCTTCTCTTCTCGCAGACAAAGACTCTGATGCACCGAAGGCGATCACGATTCTCGATTCAACCGGGCAGTATGAAGATGCTCTGAGGGCACAACTTCAGAAAGAAAAACTTGAGGATGGACAACCAAGATATCTGATCCCAAAAAATGTTGTCCCTCCAGGTGACATATCCCTTGCAAAGAAAAAACTGGATGACTCTGTCTTCAATAAAAAAGTACTTGAAGGATATATCTATATCTATGAGAAGAAGGATTCCGGTCTGAACCTTGAGTACCGCAGCAAGTCGATGGGTAACTTTAGGGACATAAGGATAATGGAGAGTGGATTTAACAGCATAAGAAGGGAAAGGATGCTTGCCAACAAGAATATCGGGCAAAGCCTTCTCGATTCACTCACTCGTGAGGTTGGACTTCGCTCCGTAAAGATAACTCTCGAGGGGGCTGAGGAAATCAATTTTCAGACACAGTTCTTTTCCACATTTGTTATTGTAATGGCTCTTTTCTTCATAATCATGTTTACAGGGGGTTCACTCGTAAGAAGTCTAGTGGAAGAGAAATCCAACCGCCTGATTGAGATTATTCTTTCAAGTTGCAGACCGGATGATCTGTTATTCGGGAAGGTTATGGGACTTAGTCTTTTGGTGCTTACTCAGATGGGTATCTGGGCACTTCTGGCATTTGGTTATGCGGGTCCTCTGATAGCCACTTCTGCAGCATTTCAGAATATCCACATTGTAATTCCATATTTTCTCCTGGCATTCCTCTTTTATGTTTCGATATTTGTGGGAGTCGGCTCCATCGTGAATACTGAACAGGAGGCTCAACAGATAACGAGCTACCTGACACTTTTGGTAATATTTCCGGTTGTTTTACTCATGCCGATAATTCAAAATCCTGATCAGGGACTCGTGAAAATATTTGCTTACATCCCGTTTACATCTCCACTGGTGATGATAGCAAGGATGAATGTGATACAGGTTCCTCTCTATGAGCATTTGATTGCAATGGGAATTCTCGTTTTAAGTATTTTTGTTGTGATAAAAATCTCAGTGAAGATTTTCAGAATCGGTATCCTGTCATACGGGAAGGTACCTTCGATAAAAGAACTGATAAACTGGATGAAATACGATTCCTGA
- a CDS encoding response regulator: MLKTILLAEDNPMDVELTLEALNEHNLANQVIVLKDGVEVMQYLNFEGKFANRSPEPPAVLLLDIKMPRMDGIEVLRVIRTDPRFKKLPVVMLTSSREEPDLKTCYELGVNAYVVKPVDFNEFVDAVKQIGIFWGILNELPMNHI, from the coding sequence ATGTTAAAAACAATTTTACTTGCGGAAGACAATCCAATGGATGTCGAATTAACTCTTGAAGCACTCAACGAACACAATCTTGCCAATCAGGTGATAGTGCTTAAAGATGGAGTTGAGGTTATGCAATACCTGAACTTTGAAGGGAAGTTCGCAAACCGGAGTCCGGAACCACCGGCAGTCCTGTTACTCGACATAAAAATGCCAAGAATGGACGGAATTGAAGTGCTGAGAGTAATCAGGACTGATCCGAGATTTAAGAAACTCCCCGTTGTTATGCTTACCTCTTCAAGGGAAGAACCCGATTTAAAAACATGTTATGAACTTGGTGTAAACGCATATGTTGTAAAGCCTGTTGATTTCAATGAGTTTGTCGATGCCGTCAAACAAATTGGAATATTCTGGGGTATTCTAAATGAATTGCCAATGAATCATATCTAA
- a CDS encoding PAS domain S-box protein — protein sequence MINEERKTVNILHLEDSRYDSELIAELLVDAGFETRMKWVASKEEYLEALKTPDFDLILCDFMLPGYNAFGALEDMLQCCSLIPFICVSGSIGEETAVELLKAGATDYILKDRLARLPSAIDRALELGNEKKLRVWTQKQLSESEEQYRELYNNAVMGLYRTNYKGEVLLANQTLLKMVGYNSIEELQAINIEERGYENFNERKIFLDVIEKQEEIKGHKSKWMRKDGSFIYVRESARLIRDKDGSPLYYDGIVEDITEQKKAEDALRESQQLFHTLAMVSPVGIFRTDPDGSTTYVNPKWSELSGIPFAEALGYGWLKGVHPEDKQILVDNWKMACEENVTSQAHYRFIKPDGTIVWVMGNSVPEIVVGETIGYVGTITDITQIKLFEESLLVAKEKAERANSLKDAFINNLSHEIRTPLNGIVGMAGIIQEIFEESASPEDLVYFNSLIKSTQRLINTVEMMLLMSQLQTGDHEMKSEHTGLMSLLERVVNDNKEEVERKNLKLSVVKETDDDSVFVDAADAKNILFFLVENAIKFTREGGVTISLSDGESGGVNVSVRDSGTGISDDFLPNLFEPFVQQETGYSRPFEGLGLGLPIVKKLVDLNKCKIDVESEPGKGSTFTVWFPKDR from the coding sequence ATGATTAACGAAGAACGGAAAACAGTTAATATTCTTCACCTGGAAGATTCCAGGTACGATTCAGAATTGATCGCAGAACTCCTTGTGGATGCGGGTTTTGAGACCAGAATGAAGTGGGTTGCATCGAAAGAAGAATATCTGGAAGCTTTAAAAACACCGGATTTTGATCTGATACTATGTGATTTCATGCTCCCGGGTTACAACGCATTTGGGGCGCTGGAAGACATGTTGCAATGTTGTTCTCTCATTCCTTTTATTTGTGTTTCCGGTTCGATTGGCGAAGAGACAGCAGTGGAGCTGCTTAAAGCCGGGGCAACCGACTACATACTTAAAGACAGACTGGCGCGACTCCCCTCAGCGATTGACCGTGCTCTTGAACTCGGGAATGAGAAAAAGCTCAGGGTCTGGACTCAGAAGCAGCTTTCCGAAAGTGAAGAACAGTACAGAGAGCTCTACAACAATGCAGTGATGGGATTATACAGGACGAATTATAAAGGTGAGGTGTTGCTCGCCAATCAGACACTTCTGAAAATGGTCGGGTACAATTCGATAGAGGAACTTCAAGCAATCAATATTGAAGAGAGAGGATATGAAAATTTCAACGAAAGAAAAATATTTCTGGATGTGATTGAGAAGCAGGAAGAGATAAAGGGACATAAATCGAAATGGATGAGGAAGGATGGAAGTTTCATTTATGTAAGGGAGAGCGCAAGACTTATCAGAGACAAAGACGGTTCTCCACTCTACTATGACGGAATTGTTGAAGATATAACCGAACAGAAAAAAGCTGAGGATGCTCTCAGGGAAAGTCAGCAGCTCTTTCACACTCTTGCGATGGTTTCACCTGTCGGGATTTTCAGAACCGATCCCGATGGATCGACTACTTATGTAAATCCAAAATGGTCAGAACTTTCAGGCATTCCCTTTGCTGAGGCACTTGGCTATGGATGGTTAAAGGGTGTTCATCCCGAAGACAAGCAAATACTGGTTGATAACTGGAAAATGGCTTGTGAAGAAAATGTCACTTCACAGGCGCATTACAGATTTATCAAGCCGGACGGCACCATAGTCTGGGTGATGGGGAATTCCGTTCCCGAGATTGTGGTTGGCGAAACCATCGGTTATGTTGGTACAATTACAGACATTACACAGATCAAATTGTTTGAGGAAAGTCTTCTTGTTGCCAAAGAAAAAGCCGAACGGGCAAACAGTCTGAAAGATGCCTTTATTAATAATTTATCTCACGAGATTCGAACTCCGTTGAACGGCATTGTCGGGATGGCAGGGATAATTCAGGAAATTTTCGAAGAATCGGCATCACCTGAGGATCTGGTTTATTTCAATTCCTTGATAAAAAGCACTCAGAGATTGATAAATACAGTTGAAATGATGCTCCTCATGTCGCAGTTGCAGACCGGGGATCACGAAATGAAATCTGAGCACACCGGCCTGATGTCCTTATTGGAAAGAGTTGTAAACGATAATAAAGAAGAGGTTGAACGGAAGAATCTTAAATTATCGGTTGTTAAAGAAACGGATGATGATTCAGTCTTTGTAGATGCTGCTGATGCCAAGAACATTCTTTTCTTTCTCGTCGAGAATGCCATTAAGTTTACACGAGAAGGCGGAGTCACAATTTCCCTGTCAGATGGTGAGAGTGGAGGAGTGAATGTTTCCGTCCGGGATAGCGGGACTGGAATATCTGATGATTTCCTGCCCAATCTTTTCGAACCTTTCGTCCAGCAGGAGACAGGGTACAGCCGCCCGTTCGAGGGACTTGGGTTGGGATTGCCAATTGTAAAAAAACTTGTTGACCTTAATAAATGTAAAATTGATGTGGAATCGGAACCCGGGAAAGGATCGACTTTCACTGTTTGGTTCCCAAAGGACCGTTGA
- a CDS encoding PrsW family intramembrane metalloprotease: MIDIFAMVLTGGGISALFFKFYSGFERYRYRGEIDFLLPALAGGLVAVLFTIGIQFGMSQIYEVADIMYRGHFRSIYVSPLIEEIAKGGVTLLAIRLLKSEELLDSLFLAIAIGLGFAFFENILYSSIGNGERSMAGTMLERTLVIAPMHSVQNFLFILLYLFISNKIENRFLVFLLAAPFPAVSHSIWNYIALETGANIINLTLMIIVSRSIVYAVRVEKEHFIEVRVSELTDNEGESEEGRLLMMKNGWKEKGEEFIKIQIESSKFIYNSVLKKFSKKRIS; encoded by the coding sequence ATGATTGATATTTTCGCAATGGTTTTAACAGGCGGAGGAATCTCCGCCTTGTTTTTTAAGTTCTATTCCGGTTTCGAAAGATACAGGTACAGAGGGGAGATTGATTTCCTTCTGCCGGCACTTGCAGGTGGTTTGGTTGCCGTGCTGTTTACAATCGGGATACAGTTTGGCATGTCACAAATATATGAAGTGGCCGACATCATGTACCGGGGGCATTTCCGTTCGATTTATGTATCACCACTAATCGAGGAAATAGCAAAAGGTGGTGTCACTCTCTTGGCAATCAGATTACTAAAAAGTGAAGAATTGCTCGATTCGTTATTCCTTGCGATAGCAATCGGACTCGGTTTCGCATTTTTTGAGAACATCCTCTACTCCTCAATCGGGAATGGTGAGAGGAGTATGGCGGGAACAATGCTTGAGAGAACCCTTGTCATCGCTCCAATGCACAGTGTGCAAAATTTTCTTTTTATTCTTCTCTACCTTTTCATTTCGAACAAAATTGAAAACAGATTTTTGGTTTTTCTGCTTGCAGCACCATTTCCTGCTGTTTCCCACTCTATTTGGAATTATATAGCTTTGGAGACTGGGGCAAATATTATTAATCTTACTTTGATGATAATAGTCAGTCGTTCGATAGTCTATGCAGTCAGAGTGGAAAAGGAACATTTTATTGAGGTACGGGTGAGTGAATTGACAGACAATGAAGGAGAATCAGAAGAAGGCAGGCTGCTGATGATGAAAAATGGATGGAAAGAAAAAGGGGAGGAATTCATCAAAATACAGATTGAATCATCAAAATTTATCTATAATTCGGTACTGAAAAAGTTCTCTAAGAAGCGCATATCGTGA
- the nadD gene encoding nicotinate-nucleotide adenylyltransferase: MAVGLFGGTFNPVHFGHLITSQRVKELRNLDKIILMPCNISPFKTRKPDILDGEKRIKMLELAIGENPSYEISDYELKKGGVSYTYDTIMHLKKSYPDIELIIGFDNILDFHKWYKPEEIVKEAKLIVLTRKTDNREMENKNRFFSEAIFVDSPMIEISSTGIRDRIRESLPIDFLVPRLVVEYIKKEKLYLE; encoded by the coding sequence GTGGCTGTTGGTCTCTTCGGCGGCACATTTAATCCCGTGCACTTTGGACATCTCATCACTTCACAAAGAGTGAAGGAGTTGAGAAATCTCGACAAAATAATTCTGATGCCTTGTAACATTTCACCGTTCAAGACAAGAAAACCGGATATTCTGGATGGTGAAAAGAGGATTAAAATGCTCGAGCTCGCCATTGGTGAGAATCCCTCCTACGAAATAAGTGATTACGAGTTGAAAAAAGGGGGAGTGTCCTACACTTACGATACTATAATGCACTTGAAAAAAAGCTACCCGGATATTGAATTAATCATCGGTTTCGACAACATTCTGGATTTTCACAAATGGTACAAGCCCGAAGAGATCGTAAAGGAAGCAAAACTGATTGTTCTCACTCGAAAGACTGATAACAGGGAAATGGAAAATAAAAACAGATTTTTTAGTGAAGCCATCTTTGTGGATTCACCAATGATTGAAATCAGTTCTACCGGGATCAGAGACAGAATAAGAGAGAGTCTTCCGATAGATTTTCTTGTGCCTCGACTTGTTGTTGAATACATTAAAAAAGAAAAACTGTACCTTGAATGA
- the meaB gene encoding methylmalonyl Co-A mutase-associated GTPase MeaB encodes MTEIEITKILEKDKRSIARAITRVESEREGYAGLLEELHRHTGRAYKVGITGPPGAGKSTLTLQLVKLLRKQGITVAVIAVDPTSPFTGGALLGDRVRMTEIGNLDGVFIRSMATRGSLGGLSRKTVDASDVLDAAGYEVIIYETVGVGQSELDIAKAADTTIVVLVPESGDTVQAMKAGLMEIADFFVLNKGDRPGAEQAVASIKTMLQFRDHDETSWMPAVIKTSANENKGIDEVALEIERHKEYLVSTGKLMLRRKEREKNRLEEIVESEILGELWSSGGTQFLHDSIQGVLEKQISPYTLSKKIIEKYKEFLKERQQ; translated from the coding sequence ATGACAGAAATTGAAATCACCAAAATCCTCGAAAAAGATAAAAGAAGCATTGCTCGGGCAATCACCCGTGTTGAATCAGAGCGTGAAGGTTACGCCGGACTTCTTGAAGAACTCCACCGGCATACCGGAAGAGCCTACAAAGTAGGAATTACAGGACCTCCGGGGGCAGGCAAAAGCACCTTAACACTGCAACTGGTTAAACTTCTTCGGAAGCAGGGGATTACTGTCGCTGTGATCGCAGTTGATCCTACGAGTCCTTTTACGGGCGGTGCCCTGCTGGGTGACAGAGTCCGAATGACCGAAATCGGAAATTTGGATGGTGTTTTTATACGAAGTATGGCTACGAGGGGAAGTCTTGGCGGGCTAAGCCGGAAAACGGTTGATGCTTCTGATGTGCTGGATGCTGCCGGATATGAAGTTATCATTTATGAAACTGTTGGAGTGGGGCAATCGGAACTGGATATTGCAAAAGCTGCAGATACCACAATAGTGGTTTTGGTTCCCGAATCCGGGGATACAGTTCAGGCGATGAAAGCGGGACTGATGGAGATAGCTGACTTCTTTGTTCTGAACAAAGGTGACCGTCCCGGAGCCGAGCAGGCAGTAGCCTCAATAAAAACCATGCTCCAGTTTCGCGACCATGACGAAACTAGCTGGATGCCTGCAGTTATAAAAACTTCGGCAAATGAAAACAAAGGAATTGACGAAGTTGCTCTCGAGATTGAAAGACACAAAGAATATCTTGTTTCCACCGGGAAATTGATGCTACGGAGAAAAGAGAGGGAAAAAAACCGGTTGGAGGAGATCGTTGAGAGTGAAATACTTGGAGAGCTATGGTCCTCGGGAGGGACTCAGTTTCTTCATGATTCGATACAAGGTGTTTTGGAAAAGCAAATTTCACCATATACTCTCTCAAAGAAAATCATCGAGAAGTATAAAGAATTTTTAAAAGAAAGGCAGCAGTGA
- a CDS encoding ATP-binding cassette domain-containing protein: MLAVNSIRKEFKDIVAVDDISFTVEPGKIFGLLGPNGAGKTTTIRMILNIIKPTSGTISIDGRPVGKDFHNITGYLPEERGLYKKSTVLDIIKYFAALKGVNSTEAERVGKKWLERLDIPDYKKRKVQELSKGNQQKVQFIVSVIHNPQILILDEPFSGFDPINQEMVRDEILRLKSEGKTIVLSTHQMDMAEKMCESIFLINKGKEVCSGPINLVKRNFGKEFIKIEYEGSSDFIKTLPEVKTADLYGNFGEIELVEGAVPGEVLPKLFQNMKLRSFSIEAPTLNRIFIDTIKQIGE, translated from the coding sequence ATGTTAGCAGTAAACAGCATTAGAAAAGAATTCAAAGACATCGTTGCGGTGGATGACATTTCCTTTACAGTGGAACCGGGGAAGATATTTGGTCTTCTGGGTCCAAACGGGGCAGGAAAGACCACCACAATAAGGATGATCTTAAATATCATAAAGCCGACATCGGGAACAATCTCGATCGACGGCAGGCCTGTTGGCAAGGATTTCCATAACATAACAGGATACCTCCCTGAAGAGAGGGGACTCTATAAAAAAAGCACCGTACTCGACATCATAAAATATTTTGCAGCACTAAAGGGTGTGAATTCTACAGAGGCTGAGAGAGTTGGGAAGAAATGGCTCGAGAGGCTCGATATACCTGACTATAAAAAGAGAAAAGTACAGGAACTCTCCAAAGGAAACCAGCAAAAAGTTCAGTTTATTGTCTCTGTCATTCACAATCCCCAGATACTGATACTTGATGAACCTTTCAGTGGGTTCGATCCTATTAATCAGGAGATGGTACGGGATGAAATACTTCGCTTAAAAAGTGAAGGAAAGACCATTGTGCTTTCAACTCATCAAATGGACATGGCTGAAAAGATGTGCGAATCGATCTTTCTCATCAACAAAGGAAAAGAAGTTTGCAGCGGACCGATAAATCTCGTAAAGAGAAATTTTGGGAAAGAGTTTATAAAGATCGAATATGAAGGGAGTTCAGACTTTATAAAGACACTTCCTGAAGTAAAAACCGCTGATTTATACGGAAATTTTGGAGAGATTGAACTGGTTGAAGGCGCTGTTCCGGGAGAGGTACTTCCAAAACTGTTCCAGAATATGAAGCTAAGAAGTTTTTCTATCGAGGCACCAACCCTCAATCGAATTTTTATTGATACAATAAAGCAGATCGGAGAGTAA
- a CDS encoding MASE1 domain-containing protein translates to MMTNSRFDCNSSPKPGNFLRDNLIVTLVYLLVARTSLLLALPGSNASPVWPPSGIALAFFLMCGYRVSPGIAAGAFLANLWTMLSGDLSQGYLIPSIVGIVTAIGNTLEGITGYWLIKKFSILTSLFTRVRAVVGFTLIAFVMSLVSAGAGPAAFCISNLASWDFYPAFFLTWWLGDATGIIIFTPAVYTILNLKVSELEPKDIVESTIIGLCFTLMSFIVFTNSPNHILSLLMPFIFFPLIIWVAQKFNPVAAYLSIAIISIIAVDGTVNGFGPFVKDTRNTSLLLLQGFVSILAFTSLSFSASTNEKKFHEEKAIQSANDLRAVFRVLPDLYFKFSRDGIILDCYTTNPTFHLDDPEKIKNQPLSVLFTEELWASIQNQFVNFGKKEKLKGFDFISKTSGENRDLEARLFRMDDSDDVVAVIRDITDLRATEKEVRRERKLLRTLIDNIPDAIYSKDIELRKVIANPADLYNMHVSSEAEVIGKTDLELHPPDLAEGFMKDDRYVIETGNPIINKEEFVLDENGEIIWLLTSKLPLKNDEGEITGLLGIGRNVTESVKSRKEIQKLNAELEERVIARTQELDFKNKELEAFSYSVSHDLRAPLRHISGYVDLLLKREKVNLSEKGEHYLNSIALSSRQMGELIDDLLQFSRTGRAEMRAAFLDMNGLVKEVVESSSRGVVNRSIEWDISELPEVFADASLIRQVWVNLLSNAIKFSKKVENTKIRISWQETDPEYIFSVKDNGAGFDMNYSQKLFGVFQRLHPKDEFEGTGIGLANVQRIIVRHGGRVWAEAEPEKGAEFFFSLPKKAKETT, encoded by the coding sequence ATGATGACAAATAGTCGATTTGATTGCAATTCTTCACCGAAGCCCGGCAATTTTCTGCGTGACAACCTGATTGTGACTTTGGTTTACTTACTTGTCGCACGGACAAGTCTTCTTCTCGCCCTGCCCGGCAGCAACGCCTCCCCTGTATGGCCCCCCTCGGGAATAGCTCTAGCATTTTTCCTTATGTGTGGCTACCGGGTTTCGCCCGGAATTGCTGCGGGTGCATTTCTTGCAAATCTTTGGACCATGCTTTCAGGTGATCTGAGTCAGGGGTATCTGATACCATCAATCGTAGGAATAGTGACAGCGATCGGGAACACACTTGAAGGCATTACCGGCTACTGGTTGATCAAAAAATTTTCGATTCTGACTTCGTTATTTACAAGAGTGAGAGCCGTTGTAGGATTTACATTAATTGCTTTTGTGATGTCTCTGGTTAGTGCCGGAGCGGGTCCTGCTGCATTTTGCATCTCAAATCTGGCGAGCTGGGATTTTTATCCCGCTTTTTTCCTGACCTGGTGGCTGGGTGATGCCACGGGTATCATCATTTTTACACCTGCCGTATATACAATTCTAAATTTAAAAGTAAGTGAACTTGAACCGAAGGATATAGTTGAGTCGACTATTATCGGCTTATGTTTCACACTCATGTCTTTTATAGTTTTCACGAATTCGCCGAATCATATCTTATCCTTGTTGATGCCGTTCATTTTTTTCCCGTTGATAATCTGGGTGGCACAAAAATTCAACCCTGTGGCTGCATATCTTAGCATCGCGATCATATCTATAATAGCTGTGGATGGTACAGTAAACGGATTCGGTCCCTTTGTAAAAGATACAAGAAATACTTCCTTACTCCTTCTTCAGGGGTTTGTAAGCATACTCGCTTTCACATCCCTTTCATTTTCAGCGTCAACAAACGAAAAGAAGTTTCATGAAGAGAAAGCCATTCAAAGTGCAAACGATTTAAGGGCTGTCTTCAGGGTTTTACCCGACCTGTACTTTAAATTTTCCAGAGACGGTATAATACTCGATTGTTACACCACCAATCCAACATTTCATCTTGATGATCCGGAAAAAATAAAAAATCAGCCTCTCTCAGTTCTTTTCACCGAGGAACTTTGGGCTTCAATTCAAAATCAGTTTGTAAATTTTGGAAAGAAAGAGAAACTCAAGGGATTCGATTTCATTTCAAAAACTTCGGGAGAGAACAGGGACCTCGAAGCCCGTTTATTCCGAATGGATGACAGTGACGATGTGGTTGCAGTGATCAGGGATATTACCGATCTGCGTGCGACGGAAAAGGAGGTAAGGCGGGAACGGAAGCTGCTGCGCACACTTATCGACAACATTCCTGATGCCATATACAGTAAGGACATTGAACTTCGAAAAGTAATTGCCAATCCTGCTGATTTGTATAACATGCATGTTAGTTCAGAAGCTGAGGTGATCGGAAAGACTGATCTGGAGCTCCACCCTCCCGACCTGGCTGAAGGATTTATGAAGGATGACCGATATGTGATTGAAACAGGAAATCCCATTATCAATAAAGAGGAGTTTGTTCTCGACGAAAATGGCGAAATCATCTGGTTGCTTACCTCAAAATTGCCGTTGAAGAACGATGAAGGTGAAATAACCGGGCTGCTTGGTATCGGAAGAAATGTAACCGAGAGTGTGAAGTCAAGGAAAGAAATTCAGAAACTGAATGCTGAGCTCGAAGAGAGGGTGATCGCGAGGACTCAGGAACTCGATTTTAAGAACAAAGAACTCGAAGCATTTTCATACTCTGTTTCGCATGATCTCAGGGCTCCACTCAGGCATATTAGCGGTTATGTTGATCTGCTTCTGAAAAGAGAGAAGGTGAATCTTTCTGAAAAAGGGGAGCATTATCTCAATTCAATTGCCTTGTCTTCCAGACAGATGGGTGAACTGATTGATGATTTGCTCCAGTTCTCCCGGACGGGAAGGGCTGAGATGCGGGCTGCTTTTCTTGACATGAACGGACTTGTGAAGGAAGTGGTGGAATCGAGCAGCAGGGGTGTGGTGAATCGCTCTATTGAGTGGGACATTAGCGAGTTGCCCGAAGTTTTTGCAGATGCTTCTCTTATCCGACAGGTCTGGGTGAATTTACTTAGCAATGCCATCAAATTTTCAAAAAAAGTAGAAAACACCAAAATCCGGATAAGCTGGCAGGAAACAGACCCGGAGTATATTTTTAGTGTCAAGGATAACGGTGCCGGGTTTGATATGAACTATTCACAAAAGCTTTTTGGCGTATTTCAGAGACTTCACCCAAAGGATGAGTTTGAGGGAACAGGAATCGGACTTGCAAATGTACAGCGAATAATAGTGAGACATGGTGGAAGGGTTTGGGCAGAAGCCGAACCCGAGAAGGGTGCGGAATTCTTTTTTTCACTTCCAAAAAAGGCAAAGGAAACAACATGA